The DNA segment TACTGCTATGTGACTTTTTCTATTTGCCCACATGGTATTGACTTTATGATAGCATATCTCGATTGATGGTGATTTTGTGTAAAATGTAATTCATTATTTATcatgtctttattttttttaaaatttttttcctttgattatttatatttgtattacaAATATTCAAGTTGCATTAATAAATAAGgcataaatatgtttttagttcatgTAAAATGAGTGAGTTTCTGATTTTGGtgtctttaatttgttttctttgtttttagtccctcaaaTTAAAAGTCACTACTTGTGATCCCTACTATTATATAACACTAGTTAACTGTATATGCATTGGACAAAAGGTTAAGTGACCATTCCAATTGACACATATTAGTGTTGTGAAATGGTGTCAACATGTGACAcctaaaaaaatcttaatttccATTAAAGAACTGCTATTTATCTatcttaaaatgaatattagGGATTGGCAAtagtaatttgaaattttggagGGATggaaattagagaaaaatatttcataGGGAATAAAATCAAGATTCACATATTTTAGAAGggctaaaaataattatttgaaattcacaaagatgaaaaacaaagaaaaatatttgtaggACCAAAAGCAAAACTTACTAAtttataggaactaaaaacatatttaagtccACAGCCCCTCTTCATGTTATCCAATTATAGCATTTTCATAGTATGTCACTATGTGTTCCTACCTAGATtgataactttattatttattattgcaaGTTAGATTCTTACCTCTTGTAATCAATGTATCATTAATTGTGGGCAAATTTTGTCACGTCCAGTATTTTTACAGTTATATGTCATCGAAAGAcaacttctatttatagttttggaaCCTGAAGAGCTGTTTAATATAAGCTTACTGGGCTGAAAACTATCTTAATATAGCTCAAGTGTGTAAATTCTCACCATCCTTTTTTGTCAAAATATCCATCCCACAATTGTTCCTTGTTGATTTTGTACAATGCCGCCCTTTCTACTAAATTTAGTTCCTGGATAAAGGTTTGACCATTAACATTGATTTTGCAGTCTTATTGTCAGCAATTAGTCAACCCATGAATTCTTGCCTTATGTACTAGGAGTTAATATTATGTGTGTGTGCACGTGCTCACTAGTCATTTTTGTCTCTCTTGATCTAACTGTATTGTTTTAAGCTATGGATATGTTTTAACAAATTTTCGTAATTCATTTCTAACGTGCAGATTGACATGGACACAATAGAAGTCAGTAACCTGAATAGACAATTTTTATTTCGAAAATCTCATGTCGGGCAATCTAAAGCTAAAGTAAGTTTGAACTGTTATGGTTATTATTGTTAATGGTATAGGTTTCAGTTGTGCATTCATCTAATGAAGTGTTCAATCAGGTTGCTAGGGATGCTGTGTTAAAATTTAGGCCCCACATAAACATTACTCCATACCATGCAAATGTCAAAGATCCTGAATTCAATGTGGACTTCTTTAAGCAATTTAACGTTGTTCTAAATGGACTTGACAATCTAGATGCACGCCGGCATGTGAATCGCTTGTGCCTGGCAGCTAATGTTCCATTGGTTGAAAGTGGAACTACTGGGTTCCTTGGACAGGTAatttaattgcatttatttgGTTGAGTAAGTGATATCCATGTTAAGTTGGATGCTCTTTTAGCATTACTTAGTAGATTACGAGTGGtaattttttgtgtttgatagttatttttgtataagtgtatctatctatctatatatatatattatatatattgtttttcttttaaattattatctgACTTATGAAAATGGGTTATTATTAGTGACTATCAACAGTGTTCCTAGGTAAGCTAATTTCTTATTGGGAAAACATGTTTTATGTGCATGGTTTTATGTTTCAACATGTGGATACCGTTAGATCTTTAATTTCTGTCATGAGATTATCCACTAAAAGGTTCGTCCTCTATTTCAattcttaaaatttgtaatttataattgtGTGTGACATTTGAGGTTTGATATTTAATACTTGCCGTTTCTTTTGCTAATTTTGTCACCCCATCTGTCTATGGACTTTCATGGAAACATGTATCTGACATTCTGTATTGCCAACTTTTACATGTTAATTACTGCAATTTAATGCttttctcaatcaaatttatgatttaGTTTTAATTGAAAGTAGGTAACTATACATGTCAAGGGAAGAACAGAGTGCTATGAGTGTCAGCCTAAACCAGCACCCAAGACATATCCTGTCTGTACTATCACAAGTACCCCATCAAAGGTATGGTTTATTGTCATTTTTCATTAGGGTTACACTGGTTAGATTGTCCATTAAAGTTATATTGAGTTATAGGCCTTCAAACATGTAGTCTATGACTGTTTACAATGTTTTAGGTCGTATTACTGGTCATATATTGATTGTGTTTGGTTAGTCACGTCTTTTGTATCTTGGGacagaaaatataaaactatatagcCGGGGTAATTCATAGAAGTTTTAGGTTGTTCACGATTATTTGGATTTTCAATTAATGGGATATTTATGTTGCATTGTTGAATCTTGAAGGATGGTACTTGATAAATACCTTTTAGCATTATTGAAGGCTGTCATATTAGTTATATTTAggaaaatagataaatttttaaatctcaaGCTTTTGCCTTTCCTGTTTGCAAAATAAGTATGAATTTTGATGTTTGCTTCAAATTTCTGTCTATTGAGTTCTAAGCTTTTATCTCCCATTGTTTATGGCAGTTTGTTCACTGTGTTGTGTGGGCAAAGGACCTACTTTTTGCCAAGTTATTTGGGGATAAGAATCAGGGAAATGACTTGAATGTTCGATCAAGTGATGGTGCTAGCTCTTCAGAAAATGTAGAGGATGTATTTGAACGTAGGAAAGATGAAGACATTGATCAATATGGAAGGAAAATTTTCGACCATGTATTTGGGTATAACATTGAATTAGCCTTGTCTAATGACGAGACATGGAAAAATCGTAATAGACCAAAGCCTATATACAGCAAGGATGTTCTGTCTGATGAACTGGCTCAACAAAATGGAAATTTGGAGAAAAATAATGCGTGTGATGATGAATTATCAGTATCTGCCATGACATCTTTGGGTATGAAGAATCCACAGGATATTTGGAGTCTCAAAGAAAACTCGAAAATATTTCTTGAAGCATTGCGactattttttacaaaaagggaaaaggtcttTTGCGATACTTATTTggatttatcatattttaatattatctttatatctgatacaactttgtttttatttttaaattcatctttGAGCAGGAGATTGGCAATCTAGGATTTGATAAAGATGATCAGTTGGCTGTTGAATTTGTTACTGCAGCTGCAAACATACGAGCTGCTTCCTTTGGCATCCCTCTGCACAGCCTTTTTGAAGCTAAAGGTATTGCTGGTAATATTGTGCATGCTGTTGCGACTACAAATGCTGTTATTGCTGGGTTGATTGTCATTGAAGCAATCAAGGTGCTGCAAAATGACATTGAAAGTTGTAGGTATGATGTGATTCCACTTCCTGTGTAttctgttttaaattatttgtagtGATGTGAAAGTGGCTTTGTTACCTTAATGTCTGGGTTTGAGGAAGCATTGTGAAATGTCATTTTAAGCAAAAATTACCTTGGCAGAAAATGCTACCTACTGGctattgacaatttttttacagtGCAATGGATAATCATGTTGCTGGTGCTAGGTTGTAGAGCTTACACCCATATTTCATTTTGAATGCTTGATAATTATCATTCTAGTTCGTTAAATATTAAATCAGTATAGTTTATCGCAACTGAATAACATTCTGATTTTATAAGATTGCTCGGGGCTTGTTTGGTTGTTTAaaggtttaaaagaaatttagttTTGTGTCTTTGTTTGAGAAAAGTGATACTGGTTTCTTTACAaggttttttcaattttttaaatacataattactATAAATTTCATAAACCATTGGTTATAGTTGAGAAAACATTTTTCTGCAGAAAAGGCTGAAAAAAAGTCCCCTTAATCATGACTTAAGAGGGTACAAAGACAGTACCTTTTTTGTGGCTTTTTTCATACGAGCAAAATGCATGGATCTTTAAGGGAAATTTTGTCCCTATATTGCTGAGCGTTTTTGTCCTGACCTCATTTTTGTGTATCTTATATCTTTTATTCATTGTAGATTCTGTTTGAAGGTTGTCTTATCCTTCCTGTTCTTTCCTTGGTGCTCATTGCTTCTCTAAGTAATTCTTGATTAATGTACTACtttgtagtttacaattcaacTTTactgtttttaatgttttttctaaTCTTTTCTGGACGTCTCATAGAATGACATATTGTCTGGAACATCCATCAAGAAACATGCTGCTTATGCCAGTGGAGCCATTTGAACCTAACAAGTCTTGTTATGTTTGTTCTGAGGTTTGCAAAATCTCCCTTTGTTATGTATGTTGCCTGTAGTCATTGTTAAAAACATGCTCactcaataaatttttatgtgcAAAACAGACACCTTTATCCCTTGAAATTAACACCAACCGTTCAAAGTTGAAAGACTTCGTCGAAAAAATTGTGAAGGCAAAACTAGGGATGAACCTTCCTCTTATTATGTGTGCTTCAAATCTCCTTTATGAAGCTGGTGATGTTGAGGACGACATGATTGCCATTTATGAGGCCAACCTTGAAAAGGTATATTTGTTGTCTTTGATTTGGAAAAATATGTGATCGTGATTGTTTCAAAGCCTGTTTCCTATCACTTTCAGGTCCTGGCTGAGCTTCCTTCTCCAGTAACTGGTGGAACAATGCTTACGGTGGAGGATATGCAACAGGAATTTGTTTGCAGTATTAacatcaaacacaggtttttactTGAACCTGGTTTTTTGTTTTGAGAGAATAGTTTTTGTTCTCATCTCCACGAATCCTTCTCTCTTGTTTTAAAGTAATTTCTTTCCTGAGTAATTTTCAGGGAGGagtttgatgaagaaaaagaaccTGATGGGATGGTTCTCTCAGGATGGACTCAACCAGTGTCAGCAACAGAAAATAAAGACAAATCTGTTGGCAATGGTGCAAGCACCTCAGATGCAGTAGTAACAGCTGTGGATTCTgaaaaggatgaagaaataACTATAGTTTCAACCTTGAAGAAGCGAAAGCTTCCAGATGAGACTGACATTTCAAGTGCCACTGCGGAAGCAAAACATCAAAAGCAGTTGGAAGTAATTGATGACGAAGACGATCTTGTCATGCTTGATGGTGATTTAGACAGCTTTAAAAAGAGAAGATTCTCATAGTCAATTCATGGACTAAAATCAGCATGAATTCTTGCATcctaattttgtatttatagggAGGTTTGGCGATTCTTTTGGCCATAATAGTTGTTAGGAATGTTGCTATTAGTCTTTTGCTTGACATAGATACTGTTTTTCTCCCTTGTGCTTCTCAGTAGCGGCAACATGTATTATTCTCCCTGACGCCTGACAGAGAGGATCATTGACCTCATAAATTAACTCTCTCACACATGACATTAGTGATGATCAACAGTTTTGCAAACTGATTACCTATTCAATTATTGTCATGTATACTATATTCTAGCTTTGAAATGTGATGTCTTTTATCTGTTGAATTTATCATCGTTTCTTAAGAGGCCTAAGGGACAGCTTTTCTTTGAGAATGGAAGTCTCTAATGGCTTAATGATGCCATGTGCATAAGATTCATTACAATTCTCTGATACAGATAATACAGTGGGAAATATGAGGCTATGTCTAATGTTGAACTAATGTAGCAATTACATAATATGATGCGAAGAAGAGCAAATTATGGAATGTGATACGATGCATGGCGAGGTGGTTCCCTCCACGGTAGAagcattaaaaaatgtttcttttatattgcagaatgtattgaaaatttgaaacgGCAAGAAGGTATAATGCTTTACCAAAATGTTTCTCACTTTCACACTAACCAAAATGATATTTGATGCAATGAGTACCCTTCTGCATGGATTGTCATGAAGCTTGAGCAGTTGTCATCTGTCAGAATTGTAATTCTTTACTTGATCTTTATGTTTGGGTAAATTAAGTCAGTGCTTACTACTGAATAATTGGTTTTTTTATAACTGAAGAAGGACTATTTtcatatcaataatatttttatccataaGCTGTTTTTGAAGAATTTATTGaaacaagttaaaaatataagcTCTTAGTTACTTACACAAGTTGTAAATAAGATATTCTAAACGTATCATTAATTAACCAGATGAATACGTCATTGTTGAGAAAGGTGGCTCCCTTGAAGATTGATGCACAGGCGAAATTGAATCCTCTTGTCTGGAAAATTGAACCCAAGTTGGGAATATCTTGTCAAATTTTTACTCTATTGAGTGAGACCACTTCCAGCCAAACATAAAATGACATGGTATTTGGTCCTAAAAATATGGATTGTGTTTTGAACCCCTGAAATCCGCACCTATCGTTTTCTTTCAATCATTCAATATGCTACCATTTACGGTAGGGAAATTTAGTAAAGCTATTATGCACTCCTATCTTAGAAATCCTTATTTTAGTACTTTGCTAACAACCTCTCAGTACTTGCATGCTTCTTTTGGTAAGATTCCAATACATCTCAATTGGGTTGAATTTTTTGATAGactctaataattttatttttaaaattttaattgtattccTAAGAAAGTAATCAAAAGTGGGGTCTCGGACCTGAATGGAATTGTTTTAAAACTTCAAAAGAttgaattgttttaatacatTGACGATGCAAACTACTTTTATCCTGTCATTCAATCACAGACCATCATTTATGATGAATTTGTTTGCTTTTACAATGATTAGATGATTGCAGAATTGTCTTCAATTATTAATGTGAGAACACTAAAATCTTGTCAGATTTAAACTATAGTgaactatttaatttttcagaaaGTATGTGGATCAACACAGTAATGTAACCAAAACGAAGTGATGGACCTCGGATGAAGATAGATGGAACAATTGTTGGTTCTGCTCTTTAATTTAGAAGTAAAACTAGATAAAATAATTGTCATTTCTTCTTAGACATGACACTATAATTTTGACAGTGACAATTAATTTACTATGGTTGTCTTATGGTCTTCCTGTTTTGAATCAAAATCTACTGTGGATCAAATATCAGAATTAGTTTGAAACAAGGAGGAACATTTAGCATCTGCAACATTGTAGTACAATTTGTTGTATGCTATGCCTGATCGAATTCAATATTGGCATATTTTgttgagaaaatatataatgttgAAGCTAAATGTgttgaatattaaatatacatAGAGCTGATAACTACAAGGTAGAAAAAGGAGGTTGTTCTACTTTTATCACCAGATTCAGCTATGCTGTCTTTTTcctataatttaaatgtttaattttctgaTAGAAAACAGTTTAAGGGATGATACTGTTTGTATCATTACCTGTGTAAAAGAAGAGTTTTTAGGCACTGGTTTGATATTTATGTGTGCCATTACATCTCCTATCTCAGTTATGATAactatttttttgaaattaagagaaaatgaCAAATAGAAGGAAAGATACCTTTAAAAGGGAACAAATATATCGTAATAAAATCTGATATGGCCAAATGagaaatttttgtaaaatgacTCAGAAACTCTCCTAGAAAATTGGTCCATTACACAAAATTTGAAGTCAACTTCACTACCTGCAGTAGCCAGTTTCTTTGAACATGCTTCTACAATTACCTCCCCTACAAGTTACATATCAATATACAAcaattcatttatataatacCATACATGATTAATGGTACTGCAGAATGCATGTGTTCTCACAAGCCAACAAGTTAATCACATTACATATCTGATACACTCTTTTGCTGTCATGCAAAATAATACCCCACACACAATACAAGAGGACAAGAGAACCTACTCGAGAAACAACACACAATTACACAGAAATTTTTTGGTCCAAGTCTTCACAAAGTTACTATAACGTCTCCTAGAGATGAGTGGCTGTCCAGTTGGAGGTTCCATTCATGAAAAAATTAGCCTTTCACCTGCCATTGAGATTGTTAAACTGAGCAAACATTGCAGTTCCAGAATGGTCATCAATAGAATGCACTTCTGGTGTAGCATTATTCACTTCTGCACGTGGCACTGCCGCCGCTGGTGCTGCTGGTGCTGCTGGAGCTGGCGGCAGCGTCGTAGGGTCACCAGTAGGAGTGGCAGGTGCTTGTGGGGGAGGTGAAGGAGGAGCCTCCTCAGGCTTTCCTTGTGTGAAGGCCTCTTGAAGCTGCAAAGCATACTCCAAGTTCCACAAAACATCTCCCATTGAAGGCCTATCCACTCCATGATCAGCCAAACACTTCTCAGCAGCCTCAGCAAACTTCTTCATAGATTCAGGATTGATTGATCCAATCAGTTGAGGGTCTATGATCTTGTCTAGCAAGCCCTTTCTCTTCCACTGCATCGCCCAATCGGCCAAGTTTACTTGCTCACGGGGCAACTGAGGGTTGATGGCTGGCCTTGCACACAGTGCCTCAAGCAGAACCACCCCAAAGGAGTACACATCAGATTTTTCTGTGAGTTGCTGTCTTCTGAAGTACTCAGGGTCAAGATAACCAAAGCTACCCTTCACTGCAGTGCTAACATGTCCCTGCCCCATTGGTGCATCCTTGGAAAGTCCAAAATCAGAAACCTTGGCTGTCAAATTCTCATCAAGCAAGATATTGGTGGTCTTGACATCACGGTGAATGATGCCTTGAGCTGTGCCTGTGTGAAGGTAGTGAAGGCCACGAGCTGAACCAATGCAGATCTCTAGTCTTTGCTTCCATGAGAGAGGAGGCATGTTCTTTCCATAAAGATGGTCTCTGAAGTGTCCATTGGGCATGTACTCATAAACCAGGATCATCTCATCATTCTCATCACAGTATCCAATCAAGGACACCAAGTGCCTGTGCCTGAGCTTTGACAACATTTGGATTTCTGTCTGGAATTCGTTGATGCCTTGCTCTGATTGAGGGTTTCCTCTCTTGACTGCCACTTGAGTCCCCTCGTCTATCACACCCAAATACACATTGCCGAATCCACCAACACCAATGATGTTCTTTGAGTCAAAGTTCTTGGTTGCTTCCTGAAGTTCAGCGAAGGAGAAGTACCGGCCTAGTCCCATTGATGAGGAGAAAAAGTTGCTCTTTCCCATCGAGTTCTTGCTGCTCATGAAGCTTGTGTCACCAGCATGCAGAGGCAGCAACCATGAAGAGAAGCTGTTCCTCTTCTGCCAATCTTGAGGCCTCTTGTGCCACTTGATCACCATAGCTCCGAGCCCAACAAAGGCTCCAAACATCATGGCAAATCCAACTGCAGCCACCGTGCCGCGGCTAGAACCACTAACACTTCTTCCATCAACCCCAAATTCTCCATCCAAACTGTTCACAGAGTTGCTCATCTTTATGACCTCTATGCCGTTCACAAGGGCATTGGCACTTGCACTACCACCAGTGGTTGGACCAACCTGAATTGATAGTCCCTCCTCTGTCATCAATGTTGCATTCACCACAATGTCCTTGTAATATGGGGTTGACAAGGCACCCGTGGTGGCTGACAAATCAAAGTTAGAGATTGCCATTTTCCCATTAATATACACATTAAAGTAGAGTTGATTGAGCCCTTTGCTAACAATATCACAGAAGTGAAGCCTAACAAGGTAGCTAAAAGAAGTGTCCACATCAAATTTCCACGAGACGTTGAAATTTGGCTGGTTAACACCAGCATCAGCCATCTCAGTGGCAGAAGCATACACAGTTTGTGGGGCTGTAAGAGAGGAGATTGCAGGATTGTGTTGGGGGAATTTAACCACATTGGTAGCCACCGAGACACTCTTGGCCAAGTTCTTGTTTGTGAGGAAACCCTCATCAGGATCCCAAGTCCTCCCAAGGGTATCATTCGATGAGGTGATGAGAGGCCCTCCATTGTTGACCCTGAAAACAGGCTGCAAGCCATAGGATGTGATGCCGGAGAACTCCTCCACAGGGAAAAGGCTGGTGGCGGTGTCAAAGATAAGTTCATCAGGAGCCGAAACAACCTCAATGGCATTGATGAAAGCGGCTGAGTTCTTCAAGGGGATGAAGGAAATAGAGAAATGAGGCTCAGTTACATTGATGAGGTACTCCTTGAGGATTGGCTTGTCAGTGTTGTTGACATTGAAACTGTGGAGAAGCACGTAGGTATCGGTGAAGACAGAGAAAGTGGCCTTCTGGAGATCAAAGACATTGTTCTTGACGGGGTAGAAATGAAGGCGAACCCAGTGAAAACCTGGCTGGACCAAATGGAAGGAGTATATTGCTTCCTGGATGAAGATCCTTGCACTCTTGTATAAAGGGCtagaaaaatttgcattttcTGCATTGACTTTGTACTCATCATTGGCTTTCAAGAAAGAAGTTGCTTGAGGGTCTGTTTTGAAATGTCGTCCATCAGGGAGGGTGGAAACACTGTCTGCTCCACAATCGATCAAGAAATTATCTTTTGGTTGGAAGATATCTGAGGGAGACAAGGCCAATGAAGgagaggagaaggaaaagagaagGGTGATGAAAACCAGGAGGATAGCCATCAGAGATGATGAGCTGAAGGGTGATAGAAAAGGTTGTATGAAAGCCATTATTGTTTTTTCTATCTTCCCCATACCTCCTGGGgttgaggatgaggatgaggatttttttcaatttagaatGAACAATAGCAACAATAAAGAAGCCTGAAATGGGGTCTTCTCGAATCCCTATAAGGGATTTTCCTCTCTCTAACGCCTTCAATCTTTGCACTAAACAAAATGAAAGGATCACCTCTGCTCCCAATAATTAGCCAAACAATGTGGAACCTGCATTCTGCTTTTCTCTATTCTCGTGCATtgcatctttttctttcctatCTTTAgaatattctatttttgtttctttgaacATGTCAAACTCACTCAATTTTTTCACCATTCTCGGATTCTGAATGCCGTAGATTCTCTGTTCTCATTTCCCATAGCAGTATATCAGCAACTGCAGTAACAGTAACATAACCAAACCCGGTTTTTTTTGCCTCTGCTAAGCTAAGTTAAACCGACCAACACCTCATATACATAAGTTAACTCGTTCATCATCATGGTTGTGTTTTAACAAATTGATTTACAttttaggaaaatgttttttttttctttctaacatTCACATTCATTGTTAAAACAGTTACCAACTCACATTTtagagatattttaataattaaaatagttaacttttgtatttgtaaagaaaaaaaataaaagtaaataaaaagtatgtgtaagaatttgtttaatataaaaatatatatatatatattacatgacTTACAcatttgatattgtttttataattttacattaaatttcaaataatttagacattttaaaataaccAAGATTGTAAAAAAGTATAAGTAAAgtatagtttatttattaagtatttgattaattttatatatgtatgtatattttctttgatgaATAAACCATACACTATGTGAGTGCACGTATAGAACATGTCAAGCATGCATGTAAATGAATTGTGTTCTTGACCACGAAAAGAGCTTTgactaaaattataaacattaaacaAAGTCAACTTGtctgagattttattttttttttaattttttatccttcatattttcttaaagtttgattttgattttaaaaatatcattaacttAACTAAAACCAAGACATTGTCAAATCGCCGCTaggttgaataattttttttgttgttgttgatattagtaagaattattttatttttaagttgttataataaaattttaaactactGTTATTTcttgttaatattaattaaagtttggTCGAGTACTATAAgagagatatttttttatacatgtgAATCAAATTGTTTTCACTTAATATCTGTTATGGTTAACTTTTTgttaataatgtattatttttttaaattttaaataatttttttagccAACATTAATTTAGATTACTTTTCTTATCGAGATCAATGGAAAAAATCTCCCCATTTATAcgaaaattgataaaaaaaatatctaatatcaacatcataaaaacacttaattaaaattaatgacaaaatGTACTTAAGATCAGTTAAAAACTACATCCATCAacgtaaataaaagaaaaaaatgtagatattaattaaaaaataaaaaaaataacaccaaCAAAgattaagtataaaaaatagtaaattttaatattttctaagtttttaacaatcatttaatatttaaattttctatatacTTAATAAtagttgaaatattttatttaaatgaaaaaattaaaatttattaaatttaaattatcttattaaaaaaacttttaaaaataaaataacttaaattaaaatcaacacaATTTCAAGTTGCATTTAAATATCTAAGAAATTATTAAGTTCTGTGTACAAAGACGATATTATTGTAAGAGATGTTTGTGagaaataacatatttttctcttattaatatatatatatacatgtgcTCAtacattctaaaaattaaaaaaacttaataagttgatgaatatatatatatatatatagtaattggTGAAGCTTTTAGTGGTTGCCCTAACCTAGCAATCTTTCTTTGATAATTTCTATTATTCCTTTTCTTATGCTTCTGTGTTCATCCATGTTACCATTActaattgtaatgttttgatGTGTGAa comes from the Vigna radiata var. radiata cultivar VC1973A chromosome 2, Vradiata_ver6, whole genome shotgun sequence genome and includes:
- the LOC106756440 gene encoding SUMO-activating enzyme subunit 2 — protein: MASPPFSSAVVKDAKVLMVGAGGIGCELLKTLALSGFPDIHIIDMDTIEVSNLNRQFLFRKSHVGQSKAKVARDAVLKFRPHINITPYHANVKDPEFNVDFFKQFNVVLNGLDNLDARRHVNRLCLAANVPLVESGTTGFLGQVTIHVKGRTECYECQPKPAPKTYPVCTITSTPSKFVHCVVWAKDLLFAKLFGDKNQGNDLNVRSSDGASSSENVEDVFERRKDEDIDQYGRKIFDHVFGYNIELALSNDETWKNRNRPKPIYSKDVLSDELAQQNGNLEKNNACDDELSVSAMTSLGMKNPQDIWSLKENSKIFLEALRLFFTKREKEIGNLGFDKDDQLAVEFVTAAANIRAASFGIPLHSLFEAKGIAGNIVHAVATTNAVIAGLIVIEAIKVLQNDIESCRMTYCLEHPSRNMLLMPVEPFEPNKSCYVCSETPLSLEINTNRSKLKDFVEKIVKAKLGMNLPLIMCASNLLYEAGDVEDDMIAIYEANLEKVLAELPSPVTGGTMLTVEDMQQEFVCSINIKHREEFDEEKEPDGMVLSGWTQPVSATENKDKSVGNGASTSDAVVTAVDSEKDEEITIVSTLKKRKLPDETDISSATAEAKHQKQLEVIDDEDDLVMLDGDLDSFKKRRFS
- the LOC106755546 gene encoding probable receptor-like protein kinase At4g39110, producing the protein MGKIEKTIMAFIQPFLSPFSSSSLMAILLVFITLLFSFSSPSLALSPSDIFQPKDNFLIDCGADSVSTLPDGRHFKTDPQATSFLKANDEYKVNAENANFSSPLYKSARIFIQEAIYSFHLVQPGFHWVRLHFYPVKNNVFDLQKATFSVFTDTYVLLHSFNVNNTDKPILKEYLINVTEPHFSISFIPLKNSAAFINAIEVVSAPDELIFDTATSLFPVEEFSGITSYGLQPVFRVNNGGPLITSSNDTLGRTWDPDEGFLTNKNLAKSVSVATNVVKFPQHNPAISSLTAPQTVYASATEMADAGVNQPNFNVSWKFDVDTSFSYLVRLHFCDIVSKGLNQLYFNVYINGKMAISNFDLSATTGALSTPYYKDIVVNATLMTEEGLSIQVGPTTGGSASANALVNGIEVIKMSNSVNSLDGEFGVDGRSVSGSSRGTVAAVGFAMMFGAFVGLGAMVIKWHKRPQDWQKRNSFSSWLLPLHAGDTSFMSSKNSMGKSNFFSSSMGLGRYFSFAELQEATKNFDSKNIIGVGGFGNVYLGVIDEGTQVAVKRGNPQSEQGINEFQTEIQMLSKLRHRHLVSLIGYCDENDEMILVYEYMPNGHFRDHLYGKNMPPLSWKQRLEICIGSARGLHYLHTGTAQGIIHRDVKTTNILLDENLTAKVSDFGLSKDAPMGQGHVSTAVKGSFGYLDPEYFRRQQLTEKSDVYSFGVVLLEALCARPAINPQLPREQVNLADWAMQWKRKGLLDKIIDPQLIGSINPESMKKFAEAAEKCLADHGVDRPSMGDVLWNLEYALQLQEAFTQGKPEEAPPSPPPQAPATPTGDPTTLPPAPAAPAAPAAAVPRAEVNNATPEVHSIDDHSGTAMFAQFNNLNGR